The following proteins are encoded in a genomic region of Pseudomonas sp. Os17:
- a CDS encoding NAD(P)/FAD-dependent oxidoreductase: MAHIPYPQSYYAASANAAPERPLLQGEVETDICVIGAGYTGLSSALFLLENGFRVTVLEAAKVGFGASGRNGGQIVNSYSRDIDVIERSVGPKQAQLLGQMAFEGGRIIRERVAKYQIQCDLKDGGVFAALTSKQMGHLESQKRLWERYGHTQLELLDERRIREVVACDQYKGGMLDMSGGHIHPLNLALGEAAAVESLGGTIYEQSPAVRIERGANPVVHTPQGKVRAKFIIVAGNAYLGNLIPELAAKSMPCGTQVITTEPLGDELAASLLPQDYCVEDCNYLLDYYRLSGDKRLIFGGGVVYGARDPANIEAIIRPKMLKAFPQLKNVKIDYAWTGNFLLTLSRLPQVGRLGDNIYYSQGCSGHGVTYTHLAGKVLAEALRGQAERFDAFADLPHYPFPGGQLLRTPFTALGAWYYSLRDKLGF, from the coding sequence ATGGCGCATATTCCCTACCCACAGTCCTACTACGCCGCATCCGCCAATGCAGCTCCGGAACGCCCGCTGCTGCAAGGCGAAGTGGAAACCGATATCTGCGTGATCGGTGCGGGTTACACCGGTCTGTCCAGCGCCCTGTTTCTCCTGGAAAACGGCTTTCGCGTAACAGTGCTGGAAGCTGCCAAGGTCGGCTTTGGTGCCTCCGGGCGCAATGGCGGACAGATCGTCAACAGCTATAGCCGCGACATCGACGTGATCGAGCGCAGTGTCGGACCCAAGCAAGCACAACTGTTGGGACAAATGGCGTTCGAGGGCGGCCGGATCATTCGCGAGCGGGTAGCCAAGTACCAGATCCAGTGCGACCTGAAAGACGGCGGCGTGTTCGCTGCACTGACCAGCAAGCAGATGGGCCACCTGGAGTCGCAGAAGCGCCTGTGGGAGCGCTACGGCCACACTCAACTGGAATTGCTGGACGAGCGACGGATTCGCGAAGTCGTGGCTTGTGATCAATACAAGGGCGGCATGCTCGACATGAGCGGCGGCCACATCCACCCGCTGAACCTGGCACTGGGCGAAGCGGCGGCCGTAGAATCCCTGGGTGGCACCATCTATGAACAATCCCCGGCAGTACGCATCGAGCGTGGGGCCAATCCCGTCGTCCATACTCCACAGGGTAAAGTCCGCGCCAAGTTCATCATCGTCGCCGGCAACGCCTACCTGGGCAATCTGATCCCGGAACTGGCCGCCAAATCCATGCCTTGCGGCACTCAGGTGATCACTACCGAGCCCCTGGGCGACGAACTGGCAGCCAGCCTGCTCCCTCAGGACTACTGCGTCGAAGACTGCAACTACCTGCTGGACTATTACCGCCTCAGCGGCGACAAGCGCCTGATTTTCGGCGGCGGCGTGGTCTACGGCGCTCGCGACCCGGCCAACATCGAAGCGATCATCCGACCGAAGATGCTCAAGGCGTTCCCGCAACTGAAAAACGTCAAGATCGACTACGCCTGGACCGGCAACTTCCTGCTGACCTTGTCGCGCCTGCCCCAGGTGGGCCGCCTGGGCGACAACATCTACTACTCCCAAGGCTGCAGCGGCCACGGCGTGACCTATACCCACTTGGCGGGCAAAGTGCTGGCCGAAGCCTTGCGCGGCCAGGCAGAGCGCTTTGACGCTTTCGCCGACCTGCCCCACTACCCCTTCCCTGGCGGTCAGCTGCTGCGCACGCCATTCACCGCCCTGGGCGCCTGGTACTACAGCCTTCGCGACAAGCTTGGCTTCTGA
- the prfH gene encoding peptide chain release factor H, with amino-acid sequence MLLLQLSSAQGPVECELAVTRALQLLYREAEAQNVRASLVEQVAGQGRGTCRSVLVSLDGEQAAGLAERWTGTLLWTCKSPYRPGHKRKNWYFAGQLFKAQEDSMDSAIRFEAMRASGPGGQHVNTTDSAVRATHLASGISVKVQSERSQHDNKRVARLLILQRLAERQQQSAEALRLQRRDAHHRVERGNPVRSFHGDRFTPQN; translated from the coding sequence ATGCTGCTGTTACAGCTGTCTTCCGCTCAAGGACCCGTCGAGTGCGAACTGGCGGTGACCAGGGCCCTGCAACTCTTGTATCGCGAAGCCGAGGCACAAAACGTGCGCGCCAGCCTCGTCGAGCAGGTGGCCGGCCAGGGCCGCGGCACCTGCAGGTCGGTACTGGTCAGCCTTGATGGGGAACAGGCTGCGGGACTGGCCGAACGCTGGACCGGCACCCTGCTCTGGACCTGCAAGAGCCCTTATCGCCCCGGACACAAACGCAAGAACTGGTATTTCGCCGGCCAACTGTTCAAGGCTCAAGAGGACAGCATGGACAGCGCCATCCGCTTTGAAGCCATGCGTGCATCAGGTCCGGGCGGGCAACACGTGAACACCACGGACTCCGCGGTGCGCGCCACACACCTGGCCAGTGGCATCAGCGTGAAAGTGCAGTCAGAACGCAGCCAGCACGACAACAAGCGCGTTGCGCGCCTACTGATTCTGCAACGCCTGGCTGAACGGCAACAGCAATCTGCCGAGGCGCTGCGCCTGCAACGCCGCGATGCCCACCATCGCGTGGAGCGCGGCAACCCGGTGCGCAGCTTCCACGGCGACAGGTTCACTCCTCAGAACTGA
- a CDS encoding RNA ligase RtcB family protein codes for MDTCIRHLSNGVSLIASDTTWIEDKALQQLQTTAQLPGMRQVVGMPDLHPGRGYPVGAAFFSTEMAYPALVGNDIGCGMTLWQTDLSSSRLNLDKLEKKIGNIDLPLDEQWDEERAQLGLPINGHEHSLGTIGGGNHFAELQQLDQVYDASALQALELNPKALLLLVHSGSRGLGEAILRRHVDQHGHNGLVMASAAGAQYLQEHDAALRFAEANRRLIAERLLYNLRAKGRSILDINHNLVSPANVDGVTGWLHRKGATPSDQGPVVIPGSRGDYSYLVHPIPATASLYSLAHGAGRKWLRSDCKGRLAARFSFDQLKRTQLGSRVICEDRGLMYEEAPEAYKSIDSVVGSLRDAGLVQIIARLKPVLTYKRRGCC; via the coding sequence ATGGACACTTGCATCCGTCATTTGTCGAACGGCGTCTCACTGATCGCCTCAGACACCACCTGGATCGAAGATAAAGCGCTCCAACAACTGCAAACCACCGCTCAACTGCCCGGCATGCGCCAGGTGGTCGGCATGCCGGACCTGCACCCAGGCCGAGGCTACCCCGTGGGAGCAGCATTCTTTTCCACCGAGATGGCCTACCCGGCCCTGGTGGGCAACGACATCGGCTGCGGCATGACGCTGTGGCAAACCGACCTCTCCAGCAGCCGCCTCAACCTCGACAAGCTGGAGAAGAAAATCGGCAACATCGACCTCCCTCTGGATGAACAGTGGGATGAAGAGCGAGCGCAGTTGGGACTGCCCATCAACGGTCATGAACACTCACTGGGCACCATCGGTGGCGGCAATCACTTCGCCGAGCTGCAACAGCTCGATCAGGTGTACGACGCCAGCGCCCTGCAGGCCCTGGAGCTGAATCCCAAAGCCTTGTTGCTGCTGGTGCATAGCGGCTCCCGGGGCCTGGGAGAAGCCATCCTGCGGCGTCATGTGGACCAGCACGGGCACAACGGCCTGGTAATGGCCAGTGCCGCCGGCGCCCAGTACTTGCAAGAGCACGACGCCGCCCTGCGCTTCGCCGAGGCCAACCGGCGATTGATCGCCGAACGCCTGCTGTACAACCTGCGGGCCAAGGGACGCTCGATACTGGACATCAACCACAACCTGGTATCGCCAGCCAATGTCGACGGTGTTACGGGCTGGCTGCATCGCAAGGGCGCTACGCCGTCGGACCAGGGGCCGGTGGTCATCCCAGGCTCCAGGGGCGACTACAGCTATCTGGTTCATCCGATACCGGCCACTGCCAGCCTCTACTCCCTGGCCCACGGCGCCGGGCGCAAATGGCTGCGCAGCGATTGCAAGGGCAGGCTGGCGGCGCGCTTCAGCTTCGACCAGCTCAAGCGCACTCAACTGGGCAGCCGGGTGATCTGCGAAGACCGCGGATTGATGTACGAGGAAGCCCCCGAAGCCTACAAGAGCATCGACAGCGTGGTCGGCAGCCTGAGGGATGCCGGCCTGGTGCAGATCATCGCGCGGCTCAAGCCGGTGCTGACCTACAAACGCCGGGGGTGCTGCTGA
- a CDS encoding lytic polysaccharide monooxygenase auxiliary activity family 9 protein — MNKPQAQLKHGRIVSPSSRGSVAVELGLLGTWQVNEMEGGKNFPSLVAGPFPKPYDSDVASAVPPADGHILSGGKVDERDCINFTNDEMSKKLNRAFNWPLLSVDPGQVFRVQWEYTAPHVTRGYSWFITKDGWDPKQRISRAQLEPQAFYQDFYTEVPFDKFGSVLKAKTHHEVVLPKNKKGHHVVVLVWIVANTGNGFYQAFDLDFK; from the coding sequence ATGAATAAGCCACAAGCTCAACTTAAACATGGTCGCATCGTGTCGCCTTCCAGTCGTGGCTCGGTCGCGGTGGAACTGGGGCTGCTGGGGACCTGGCAGGTGAATGAGATGGAAGGGGGGAAAAACTTCCCGTCCCTGGTCGCCGGTCCCTTCCCGAAACCCTACGACAGCGATGTGGCAAGCGCCGTACCACCCGCAGACGGCCATATTCTCAGCGGTGGCAAGGTTGATGAGCGCGACTGCATCAACTTCACCAACGATGAGATGTCGAAGAAGCTCAACCGTGCATTCAACTGGCCGCTGCTCAGTGTCGATCCGGGTCAGGTCTTTCGCGTGCAGTGGGAATACACCGCGCCTCACGTCACCCGTGGTTACAGCTGGTTCATCACCAAAGATGGCTGGGACCCGAAGCAGCGTATCAGCCGTGCACAACTGGAGCCCCAGGCTTTTTATCAGGACTTTTATACTGAAGTCCCGTTCGACAAGTTTGGTTCGGTGCTCAAGGCCAAGACCCATCATGAAGTTGTACTGCCGAAAAACAAGAAAGGCCATCATGTTGTGGTGTTGGTGTGGATAGTTGCCAATACCGGCAATGGGTTCTATCAGGCGTTTGATCTGGACTTCAAGTAA
- a CDS encoding carbohydrate-binding protein, which translates to MNKIDFTSIKSQPADAASLMPSIAGKKILMGFWHNWAAGPADGYQQGQFANLNLLDVPKEYNVVAVAFMKGHGIPTFKPYNLSDEEFRRQVGVLNSQGRAVLISLGGADAHIELHKGNEQPLASEIIRLVETYGFDGLDIDLEQSAIDFADNKSVLPAALKLVKDHYAGQGKHFIISMAPEFPYLTSNGKYVAYLQALEGYYDFVAPQYYNQGGDGLWVQEANGGQGAWIAQNNDAMKEDFLFYLTDSLASGTRGYTRIAADKLVIGLPSNVDAAATGYVIEPAALNNAFKRLQESGHAIKGLMTWSVNWDAGINRQGVHYDWEFRNRYAPLIHGDGGEPERPGAPGNLLVQGTTRSSVSLSWGASGGRRPVEFYTLYRDGNAVGKTATAAYEDKGLNADTQYSYFVTATDTQGRESLPSRSLSVRTAGGVVDPSFPEWRTSQRYRREEGVTYEGNRYLCLQEHTSNPGWTPSVAFTLWSKVLLERHA; encoded by the coding sequence ATGAATAAAATCGACTTCACATCGATCAAGAGTCAGCCCGCGGATGCCGCATCCCTAATGCCGAGCATTGCCGGCAAGAAGATCCTCATGGGCTTCTGGCACAACTGGGCCGCCGGTCCCGCTGATGGTTACCAGCAGGGACAGTTTGCCAATCTCAATCTGTTGGATGTGCCCAAGGAATATAACGTGGTGGCGGTAGCCTTCATGAAGGGGCACGGCATTCCTACGTTCAAGCCTTACAACCTGTCGGATGAAGAGTTCCGGCGTCAGGTGGGCGTGCTCAACAGCCAGGGGCGGGCGGTGCTGATCTCCCTGGGCGGTGCCGATGCGCATATCGAATTGCACAAGGGCAACGAGCAACCCCTGGCCAGCGAGATCATCCGCCTGGTCGAGACTTACGGTTTCGATGGCCTGGATATCGATCTGGAGCAGAGCGCTATCGACTTCGCTGACAACAAGAGCGTGTTGCCGGCCGCGCTGAAGCTGGTGAAGGATCATTACGCCGGCCAGGGCAAGCACTTCATCATCAGCATGGCGCCCGAGTTTCCGTACCTGACCAGCAATGGCAAATACGTGGCGTACCTGCAGGCCCTGGAGGGCTACTACGACTTTGTCGCGCCGCAGTATTACAACCAGGGGGGCGATGGGCTCTGGGTACAGGAGGCCAATGGCGGGCAGGGGGCGTGGATCGCCCAGAACAACGACGCAATGAAGGAGGACTTTCTGTTCTACCTGACCGACAGCCTGGCCTCGGGTACCCGTGGCTACACCCGGATTGCCGCGGACAAGCTGGTGATCGGTTTGCCGAGCAACGTCGATGCGGCAGCCACCGGTTATGTCATCGAGCCTGCGGCGTTGAACAATGCGTTCAAGCGTTTGCAGGAGAGTGGGCACGCCATCAAGGGCTTGATGACCTGGTCGGTGAACTGGGATGCCGGAATCAATCGGCAGGGCGTGCATTACGACTGGGAGTTCCGCAACCGTTATGCGCCGTTGATCCATGGCGATGGCGGCGAGCCGGAGAGGCCCGGGGCGCCGGGCAATCTGCTGGTGCAGGGGACCACTCGCAGCAGTGTCAGCTTGAGTTGGGGGGCTTCCGGCGGCCGGCGACCGGTGGAGTTCTATACCCTGTACCGCGATGGCAATGCGGTGGGCAAGACCGCGACTGCGGCCTATGAGGACAAGGGGCTGAATGCGGATACTCAGTACAGCTACTTCGTCACGGCCACAGACACTCAGGGCCGGGAATCCTTGCCCAGTCGCAGCCTGAGTGTCAGGACCGCGGGAGGCGTGGTCGACCCGAGCTTTCCCGAGTGGCGTACCAGCCAGCGCTATAGGAGGGAGGAGGGCGTGACTTATGAGGGCAATCGCTATCTCTGCCTTCAGGAGCACACCTCCAACCCGGGGTGGACGCCTTCCGTGGCATTCACGCTGTGGAGCAAGGTGCTGCTGGAGCGTCATGCTTGA
- a CDS encoding bleomycin resistance protein encodes MFQMNNLVPEMLVSHLERSLSFYRDTLGFKVEYQRPEHFFAFLSFNGGQLMLEQDDREESEWRVGPLQAPFGRGMNLSIECPDIRQLAASLKQAGIALRRDIQECWYRHDELLHGELNLLVQDPDGYLLRFTEDLGFKPVEPSAGA; translated from the coding sequence ATGTTTCAAATGAATAACCTGGTTCCGGAAATGCTGGTCAGTCATCTGGAGCGCAGCCTGTCTTTTTACCGCGATACCCTGGGTTTCAAGGTGGAGTATCAGCGTCCCGAACATTTCTTTGCCTTTCTTTCATTCAACGGCGGGCAATTGATGCTGGAACAGGATGACCGGGAGGAGTCGGAGTGGCGGGTAGGTCCCTTGCAGGCACCCTTTGGTCGCGGCATGAACCTGTCCATCGAGTGCCCGGATATTCGCCAGCTGGCGGCGTCGCTGAAGCAGGCCGGTATCGCCTTGCGCAGGGACATCCAGGAATGCTGGTATCGCCATGATGAGTTGCTGCATGGTGAATTGAACCTGCTGGTGCAGGATCCTGATGGCTACCTGCTGCGGTTTACCGAGGACTTGGGGTTCAAGCCGGTGGAGCCGTCAGCAGGCGCCTGA
- the csrA gene encoding carbon storage regulator CsrA, whose amino-acid sequence MLILTRKVGESINIGDDITITILGVSGQQVRIGINAPKNVAVHREEIYQRIQAGLTAPDKRETP is encoded by the coding sequence ATGCTGATACTCACCCGCAAAGTCGGTGAAAGCATAAACATCGGTGACGACATTACGATCACCATTCTCGGCGTCAGCGGCCAACAGGTCCGCATCGGAATCAACGCGCCAAAAAATGTCGCGGTACACCGTGAAGAAATCTATCAACGCATTCAGGCCGGACTCACTGCCCCGGACAAGCGCGAAACCCCTTGA